A window of the Chiloscyllium plagiosum isolate BGI_BamShark_2017 chromosome 13, ASM401019v2, whole genome shotgun sequence genome harbors these coding sequences:
- the gpr160 gene encoding probable G-protein coupled receptor 160 gives MEPVFCENCIKIDSSLYIYQIIDGRNLLLFVLFAKVILNFIILSTKRKILPSLIGYFCISLSLMDLALFVNVLIVSCFKTCTVLGTQIGNHHICLLLQIFSSMYSVLHLPIFFLSGLDFYINLPRFPKPINTSRKILYIFIIMLLWIGAIVYIFDIHSLHPPLKAVLYYYLLQCDVTISIQNHFLSILILLTVILVTIYCWSGLSSLVRSLKVISYVEEVVVICSHSNAWRQSHSAKEQLLTNITMCFLLTWSPFILLQLTVVLIWAPLPAYMDLNVPWLCFMNSFLIGAIYWLRYSEVSQDVISLFPDSFCHWRFCHLQQVFTAAEEGWIPVKEDNESKILIA, from the coding sequence atggaACCTGTTTTCTGTGAGAACTGCATTAAGATTGACAGCAGCCTATATATTTACCAGATCATTGACGGCAGAAATTTATTGCTCTTTGTCCTGTTTGCAAAGGTCATCCTCAACTTTATCATCCTGAGCACAAAGCGAAAGATACTCCCAAGTTTAATTGGCTATTTCTGCATCTCCCTATCACTGATGGATCTTGCATTATTTGTGAATGTGTTAATCGTTTCATGTTTTAAGACATGTACAGTGCTCGGAACTCAAATTGGAAACCATCACATCTGCCTGCTTCTACAGATTTTCTCATCCATGTACAGTGTCCTGCATTTGCCCATCTTCTTCCTGTCTGGTCTTGATTTTTACATAAACCTACCTCGTTTTCCCAAACCCATAAACACCTCTCGGAAAATCCTATATATTTTCATTATCATGCTGTTATGGATTGGAGCCATTGTCTACATATTTGATATCCACAGTCTCCATCCACCATTAAAAGCTGTTTTGTACTACTATTTGCTCCAATGTGATGTCACCATCAGCATTCAGAACCACTTTCTCTCCATTCTGATACTTCTGACAGTGATTCTTGTGACTATTTATTGTTGGTCTGGTTTGAGCTCCCTTGTCAGATCTCTGAAGGTGATTTCCTATGTGGAAGAGGTTGTGGTGATATGTTCGCACTCCAACGCATGGAGGCAGTCCCATTCAGCCAAGGAACAACTCCTGACCAATATTACCATGTGCTTTCTCTTGACCTGGAGCCCATTTATTCTCCTTCAGCTGACTGTTGTTTTGATCTGGGCTCCCCTGCCTGCCTACATGGATTTGAATGTTCCTTGGCTTTGTTTCATGAACAGCTTCCTCATTGGAGCCATCTATTGGCTGAGGTACAGTGAGGTCTCTCAGGATGTCATTTCCTTATTTCCAGACAGTTTCTGCCATTGGAGATTTTGCCATCTTCAGCAAGTTTTCACTGCAGCTGAAGAAGGATGGATCCCAGTGAAAGAGGACAATGAATCAAAGATTCTAATTGCCTGA